GACTGCGGTTGCTGTTGTCGGAGAACATCAGGAAGACGGCGAACAAGTTCATAGACAGGAGTGCCCTGAGTAAGTTCTATAAGATGAGCAAAGGCATTCTCCGTTTCAGGCGAGCCTGACTCATAATGTCGCACGTATTCACTGACCTTTTTTTCAATTTTGTCATTCATATTTTCTTTAAATATTAAGTAATTATAAAGATTTATTCAAGAAACTCAACAGCATTCTCATACTCACTCTCATGATATAGGCAGAGAAGAAATCAAAGGTTGAAGCAAAGTCCGAATCATTTTCTGCGATTGCGGTAGCGATCGCTCAAAATTTTAAATCGTTTGAGTTTTCCGATCACGTTTTCATTCAAGAACCGCTGATTTGTTGTTGCGATGCTTGACCTTCAGATATTTCTTCGAACGAGGCCCATAAACCCTTTTTCTCTTTTTAGGTTTTTCGTCGTTTCCCCTCTATTGCGCTCAGGTTTCCCCTGAAGTTTCACTCTTTCTTTCAGCAATAAAAAATGTCATGGGCATCACCATGAAATGGATTGAATGTGTCCCCAATATCAGCGAGGGGAAAAATCAGATTATTCTGGATACTCTTTCCGCAGAAATAAAAAAATTTTCAGGTGTAAAACTTCTTGATGTCGATTCTGGAAAATCAACCAACCGAACTGTTTTTACTTTTGTCGGAGATCCAAAAACTCTTGAAAAAGCCATATACCAATTTGTCATAAAAGCATTAAAGCTCATCGACATGCAAACCCATACTGGATTACATCCTCGCCTTGGCGCTGTCGATGTTCTTCCGTTTGTTCCACTTTTTGAAAGTACGATCACCGAATGCATTGAACTTGCCCACCGAGTTGGAAAACGTATTGGAGATGAACTCCAAATTCCTGTCTATATGTATGCAAAAGCAGCAACGAATGATCAACGCATTCGCCTTCATGATATTCGCAAAGGTGAATATGAAGGCCTCGAACAAAAGTTACAAGATCCTCTCTGGAAACCTGATTACGGTCTCGCAAAATTCGTTCCTCAAAGCGGAGCTCTGGTGATCGGCGCACGTGAGCTGATGATTGCGTATAATATTCATCTCGACACAAAAGATGTCAGCCTTGCAAAAAAAATTGCATCTCTCATTCGCGAATCAGGAACTGGGAAGAAACTCAAAGGCTGTCAAGCCATGGGCTGGTTCATACCGGAATATCACTGTGCACAAATAAGCACGAATCTGCATGATATCAATGCAACACCGCTTCATCTTGTTTATGAAACATGTTGTGAGCTTGCAAAGACTTTGAGAACAAACGTAACGGGAAGTGAAATTATCGGCATGGTTCCAAAAAAGTCTTTAATCGATTCTGGAAAATATTTTGCACCATCAAAATCTCTTTCAGAAAATGAACTTATTTCAGTTGCTATCGATAAACTTGGACTCAATCGATTTCATCAGTTTGAGCTTCAAGAAAAAATTATTGAAAAAAAGCTCGGATCTCAGTGAAAAGTCTCTCGGAGGCGACCTCTCACTACGTCAAAAATCCTCAAACGCCGGATTTTTGCCTGCGCTTCAGCCTGCTGTGCATTGAGGCTTCGTTTCCAGCGTCTGAAGACGCCGCTCGAGGCTCGCCTCCTACGGCCTTTTCACATACCTTCAACGTCGCGGTTTCAAGATCAAAGAAAAAATGTCCACTCTGATAAAGATATTCAACATCTTTATTTGTTTTCACTGGCGCAAATTGTGAGATGCGATCAGCCACACGAACATTGATGAGTTTCGTGTCAGGAAATTTAAGAACAACAGATCCAATTGCTCCTTCAAGTTGTTCCACTTCTTTCTCAATTCCATTCACGACAACTCTTTTTTTATTCACAATGAGCTTCGGTACGAGATATTGCTCTCTCTCATCTTCCGTCATTGATTGAAGAAATTGAAGGAGCACCGGAAGAGAAATATAAACAGTATTTGTATTAAAAGGTTGGGTTTTGTGATTTTTTTTCAAACCGAGAGATTGAAAAAAACCAACTTGGTTTGGCAAGATCTCACCGATTTCAACTAAGCGCAATTGCTCTTGAAAAAGGGCAAGAATCCCTCCCTTGATATCTTTATCAGTTCGATCAGTGGTCACTATCACAGCAGGAATTTTTTCCCGGGCAAGAAACGCTGCAATAAATGGATTTGCTGTTGCACTGATATTATCAGAATTGGCAAGAACCAAAATATCAATCCCTTCATCCGCTAATTTCTTGAATGCCCCTGAAAAATAAAGGTGATACAAAATCTGTCCATGCCCACCAGGAGCAAAACGATCTTCTTCTCGACCCTCTTCTAAAGGTTCATGTGAGCTGCTCTTCAATCGAGGGAAATCAGCTTGAAGATGATGAGGATAAAACTTGATCTCTGCTTCACGAAACTGCGACACATATTTTTTTGCAATGCGATCCCATCCTTTTTGAGTTCGTTCACTATTCCAAGGAATGATACCGAAAGAACGAAAGTCGGTTCGTCTTCGTAACGCATGTAAAAACTTCGCTTCTAAAATTGAAATTTCTTCTATCGTCGTTGGAAATGTCACTGCCGTTGCTTTGGATTCACCTTCTGTAGCATGGATATCAAGCGATGTTCCCAGACCCGCATTCATTTCAAGCACCACGACTCGAAGCTCGCGCGCTTGATCCAGAAGTTTTTGATTCCGACAAAGAGCTCGCATATCGACGAGATATCGATTTCTTTTTGCAACACTCATCGAAGAAAAAAAAAGAAAATCGGAATCTGACAAATCGACACATGTCTCTTTTCGATCTTTTTGATCAAAAAGAGCTAAAAAATAACGTCGTTGTACGTCTGAATAAACA
This is a stretch of genomic DNA from Deltaproteobacteria bacterium RIFCSPHIGHO2_02_FULL_44_16. It encodes these proteins:
- a CDS encoding glutamate formimidoyltransferase, coding for MGITMKWIECVPNISEGKNQIILDTLSAEIKKFSGVKLLDVDSGKSTNRTVFTFVGDPKTLEKAIYQFVIKALKLIDMQTHTGLHPRLGAVDVLPFVPLFESTITECIELAHRVGKRIGDELQIPVYMYAKAATNDQRIRLHDIRKGEYEGLEQKLQDPLWKPDYGLAKFVPQSGALVIGARELMIAYNIHLDTKDVSLAKKIASLIRESGTGKKLKGCQAMGWFIPEYHCAQISTNLHDINATPLHLVYETCCELAKTLRTNVTGSEIIGMVPKKSLIDSGKYFAPSKSLSENELISVAIDKLGLNRFHQFELQEKIIEKKLGSQ